The following proteins are encoded in a genomic region of Bos javanicus breed banteng chromosome 20, ARS-OSU_banteng_1.0, whole genome shotgun sequence:
- the LOC133233703 gene encoding uncharacterized protein LOC133233703, which yields MEMCLKVKKHAQTHTHTHTRLAKKKKNRIKGKGWPQKLVVWLTNKQTNTLGPVCSHLSLTPATISPDAPTWDGLSTFAVPWRKVRKQGPRSGADGWVEGLERLAAGRPRPTSSPAPHPWRPPPREPRGFPPESPCRAGSSVPAHPHLPRRAASRKAKLVASKGKNGSSEGSRKLEKHLQGVLWALCAKLSQAGTAAGETRMDTVVEKLVAGGASPGSAELQGRFKGNLTLRSW from the exons atggaaatgtgtTTGAAAGTAAAGAAACAcgcgcagacacacacacacacacacacacgccttgcaaaaaaaaaaaaaaacaggattaaGGGAAAGGGATGGCCCCAGAAATTGGTGGTTTGgttgacaaacaaacaaacaaacaccctaGGTCCCGTTTGCTCTCACCTCTCTCTCACTCCAGCCACAATCTCTCCAGACGCGCCTACTTGGGACGGGCTCTCGACCTTCGCGGTCCCCTGGCGCAAGGTCAGGAAACAGGGACCAAGGTCCGGGGCAGACGGCTGGGTCGAGGGCCTGGAACGCCTAGCTGCCGGGCGTCCTCGCCCCACTTCTTCCCCCGCTCCCCACCCTTGGCGGCCACCTCCCCGCGAGCCCCGCGGGTTCCCGCCGGAGTCGCCGTGCCGCGCGGGATCCAGTGTCCCAGCGCACCCACATCTCCCGCGGCGCGCAGCGAGCAGAAAAGCGAAACTTGTTGCTTCCAAAGGGAAAAACGGTTCTTCTGAAGGTAGCAGAAAGCTTGAAAAGCATCTCCAAGGCGTCCTCTGGGCTTTATGTGCTAAGCTAAGCCAG GCAGGCACAGCAGCGGGGGAAACGAGGATGGACACGGTCGTGGAGAAGTTGGTGGCCGGAGGAGCTTCCCCAGGGTCCGCCGAGCTGCAGGGCAGGTTCAAAGGGAACTTGACCCTTCGATCGTGGTAA